In the genome of Victivallis lenta, one region contains:
- a CDS encoding LacI family transcriptional regulator has protein sequence MKKEPNPNDVSLRAVARRLDISIMTLYRVLNNVPTVKPATCRRVLEELNRCGYYAHRPTRRRQAVLDFTQHYYLEGLGLRLLHSLSGKNCSCVCTDHRRNPEPFFNAAAESDVAVFFSIPDDEIIRKTREVNPNIYTVTVTTRSSADVTVTADNTRGGELAARHLHAAGHRHVAVHLAEEQPTRLERYKSFYAELKLLDPACRIDVIAEESGSSTAAACRSYLDAVDVMPTVIFFVAGGYAQSFWDDVVRPEPERFGELSIMSYDRPEDLFGGDAKFHPFDRIEFVPQDILDWVEYYVTTRPVLQTRSPIHTNVAVRLVRAGSVRTVSR, from the coding sequence ATGAAAAAAGAACCGAATCCGAACGACGTGAGCCTGCGTGCGGTCGCCCGCAGGCTCGATATCAGCATCATGACGCTTTACCGCGTTCTCAACAATGTGCCGACCGTAAAGCCGGCCACCTGTCGCCGTGTGCTCGAGGAGTTGAACCGGTGCGGCTATTACGCGCACCGGCCGACCCGCCGCCGGCAGGCCGTGCTCGATTTTACGCAGCACTACTACCTCGAGGGGCTCGGGCTGCGGCTCCTGCACAGCCTGTCCGGTAAAAATTGCTCGTGCGTCTGCACCGACCACCGGCGGAATCCGGAACCGTTTTTCAACGCCGCGGCCGAAAGCGACGTGGCGGTCTTCTTTTCGATTCCGGACGACGAAATCATCCGGAAAACCCGCGAAGTCAACCCGAACATCTATACGGTCACGGTCACGACGCGCAGTTCGGCCGATGTGACCGTCACGGCGGACAATACGCGCGGCGGCGAACTCGCCGCCCGCCATCTGCACGCCGCCGGCCATCGGCACGTCGCGGTTCATCTGGCCGAGGAACAGCCGACCCGCCTGGAACGGTATAAGAGCTTCTACGCCGAGCTGAAGCTGCTCGACCCCGCCTGCCGGATTGATGTGATTGCGGAGGAGTCCGGCTCTTCGACTGCCGCGGCGTGCCGGAGTTATCTCGACGCCGTCGACGTCATGCCGACCGTGATCTTTTTCGTCGCCGGCGGCTATGCGCAGAGCTTCTGGGACGATGTGGTCCGGCCCGAGCCGGAGCGATTCGGGGAGCTCAGCATCATGAGCTACGACCGTCCGGAGGACCTTTTCGGCGGCGATGCGAAATTCCATCCGTTCGACCGGATCGAATTCGTTCCGCAGGATATTCTCGACTGGGTCGAATATTACGTCACGACCCGCCCGGTTCTCCAGACCCGCTCCCCCATCCACACCAACGTCGCCGTCCGCCTGGTCAGGGCCGGTTCGGTCAGGACGGTATCGCGGTGA
- a CDS encoding TIGR03905 family TSCPD domain-containing protein: MTYQFQTSDLVCSRMIEIELDDRGERVKRVQFVGGCPGNLAGIGRLAAGMTPEELIDRLQGIRCGGKPTSCPDQLATALREIAAKKNA; the protein is encoded by the coding sequence ATGACCTATCAGTTCCAGACCAGCGATCTTGTTTGCAGCCGCATGATTGAAATCGAGCTCGACGACCGCGGCGAACGCGTGAAACGCGTTCAGTTCGTCGGCGGCTGCCCCGGCAATCTGGCCGGAATCGGCCGGCTCGCCGCCGGGATGACGCCGGAAGAGCTCATCGACCGGCTGCAGGGCATCCGCTGCGGCGGCAAGCCGACCTCGTGTCCGGACCAGCTGGCGACGGCGCTCCGGGAGATCGCGGCGAAGAAGAACGCCTGA
- a CDS encoding nucleotidyltransferase domain-containing protein produces MKQYSDTELLALAEENQQKARRLVAATRIVELWREAGAEVNLVGSLRTGLLMTHRDVDFHVYTPHPSPLDGIGVMARLAGSGRLAKFRYGDLMDTEERCLEFHAWLRSDDGELWQFDMIHIEKGSHFDGHFERVADRIGELLTPETRLAVLRLKFETPETVSIPGIEYCRAVLDGGVRDYGSFEEYRRRNTGSLLEWMPGK; encoded by the coding sequence ATGAAACAATACAGCGATACGGAGCTTCTCGCTCTCGCGGAGGAAAATCAGCAGAAAGCGCGCAGACTCGTCGCGGCAACCCGGATTGTCGAACTCTGGCGGGAGGCCGGGGCCGAGGTCAACCTGGTCGGTTCGCTGCGGACCGGACTCCTGATGACGCACCGCGATGTCGATTTCCACGTCTATACGCCGCATCCGTCGCCGCTGGACGGAATCGGCGTGATGGCCCGCCTCGCCGGGAGCGGCCGCCTTGCGAAATTCCGGTATGGGGATCTGATGGACACCGAAGAACGGTGTCTCGAATTTCACGCCTGGCTGCGCAGCGACGACGGAGAACTCTGGCAGTTCGACATGATTCACATCGAAAAGGGGTCGCATTTCGACGGCCATTTCGAGCGGGTTGCGGACCGGATCGGGGAGCTGCTGACGCCGGAGACCCGCCTCGCCGTCCTGCGGCTGAAATTCGAAACGCCGGAAACGGTCTCCATTCCCGGAATCGAATACTGCCGGGCTGTGCTCGACGGCGGCGTCCGCGATTACGGTTCCTTCGAAGAATACCGCCGCCGCAATACCGGCTCCCTGCTCGAGTGGATGCCGGGAAAGTGA
- a CDS encoding L,D-transpeptidase family protein: protein MRYFRFFCYALFFLIMAIVLFGPKSCRRRIWNFSIGRLFQFSVADRIGEFGPAALERLQLPGNRTPDALRLIALKEERLLELQGKFLPDRSWRLIKVYPIRAASGVAGPKLKEGDGQVPEGIYEIESLHPNSRFHAALKIAYPSREDIEAAGRDGRASGCLGSAIMLHGFGGSIGCIAVADPDIEEIFTLAASCGTGRVRILIAPFDFRLRPLPVPVPGEPVWLPERYRRLKQEMMKQE from the coding sequence ATGCGATATTTCCGGTTTTTCTGCTATGCTCTGTTTTTTCTCATCATGGCAATCGTCCTTTTCGGCCCGAAGTCATGCCGGCGGCGCATCTGGAATTTCAGCATCGGCCGCCTGTTTCAGTTTTCCGTTGCCGACCGGATCGGGGAATTCGGGCCGGCCGCTCTCGAACGGCTGCAGCTTCCCGGCAATCGGACACCGGATGCTTTGCGTCTCATCGCCCTCAAAGAGGAGAGGCTGCTTGAATTGCAGGGGAAATTTCTCCCTGACCGATCGTGGCGCCTGATTAAAGTCTATCCGATTCGGGCGGCAAGCGGTGTGGCCGGACCGAAATTGAAGGAGGGGGACGGACAGGTGCCGGAGGGGATTTACGAAATCGAATCGCTCCATCCGAACAGCCGGTTTCACGCGGCGCTGAAAATCGCTTATCCGAGCCGGGAGGATATCGAGGCGGCCGGGCGGGACGGACGCGCTTCCGGCTGTCTCGGTTCGGCCATCATGCTTCACGGTTTCGGCGGCTCCATCGGCTGCATTGCGGTCGCCGACCCCGATATCGAGGAAATTTTCACGCTGGCGGCGTCCTGCGGAACCGGGCGGGTCCGCATTCTGATCGCCCCGTTCGATTTCCGGCTCCGTCCCCTTCCTGTCCCCGTCCCCGGCGAGCCGGTCTGGCTGCCGGAACGTTACCGGCGGCTGAAACAGGAGATGATGAAACAGGAATAA
- the leuS gene encoding leucine--tRNA ligase: MASEYDFSAIEKKWQKYWEENQTFKAVDFSPKPKYYCLDMFPYPSGAGLHVGHPEGYTATDILCRYRRMKGFNVLHPMGWDAFGLPAEQYAIETGTHPEITTEKNVDNFRRQIKALGFSYDWSREINTTRPAYFKWTQWIFSQLHKKGLAYLDEIPVNWCPALGTVLANEEVINGLSERGSHPVIRRPMKQWMLRITEYAERLLNDLDELDWPEGVKEMQRNWIGKSTGAEVKFMTTAGEAVTVYTTRPDTLFGATYMVLAPEHPLVDALTTPDRKAEVDAYREAAAKKSELARTGENSEKTGAFTGAYATNPVDGRQIPIWIADYVLVSYGTGAIMAVPAHDTRDFEFARTFNLPVVCIIEPDPEAAKAENVDVEAVHRGEACWTGEGKLIHSSNGDGLKLDGLSVAESKPAATRWLEERGLGREAVKYKLRDWLFSRQRYWGEPFPIIHYEDGSIELVNSDELPVDLPEMEDFKPAGDGEPPLSKAKDWLNYTDPKTGRRGKRETNTMPQWAGSCWYYLRYIDPDNAEQAWDPAKEKYWMPVDLYVGGAEHAVLHLLYARFWHKVLFDLGLVSTKEPFRKLINQGMILGVSYKDRRGALVPTDQVEFTPAGPVRKSDGEALVEFPAKMSKSLRNVINPDDVIREYGADSMRMYEMFMGPLEATKPWSTKGVEGVFRFLKRAHRMFQEAEIVDVPCTKDQQRLLHATIKKVSQDLDSFGFNTAISQLMIFLNEFSKLDKLPREAAEKFVLLLSPFAPHLGEELWQQLGHENTLAYEPWPEWDEAVLKLDEVEILVQVLGKPKARLMMPVDAAQEQAEKIALAAPEVQAALNGKPVKKVIFVPKRLLNIVI; the protein is encoded by the coding sequence ATGGCAAGCGAATACGATTTTTCGGCCATCGAAAAGAAGTGGCAGAAGTACTGGGAGGAGAATCAGACCTTCAAAGCGGTCGATTTCTCCCCGAAACCGAAATATTACTGCCTCGACATGTTTCCGTATCCGTCCGGCGCGGGGCTCCACGTCGGCCATCCGGAAGGGTACACCGCGACCGACATCCTCTGCCGCTACCGCCGCATGAAGGGGTTCAACGTCCTGCATCCGATGGGGTGGGATGCGTTCGGTCTCCCGGCCGAGCAGTACGCGATCGAAACCGGAACGCACCCGGAGATCACAACCGAAAAGAACGTGGACAACTTCCGCCGCCAGATCAAGGCGCTCGGCTTCTCGTACGATTGGAGCCGCGAAATCAATACGACCCGTCCGGCCTACTTCAAATGGACGCAGTGGATTTTTTCGCAGCTCCATAAGAAGGGTCTCGCCTATCTCGATGAAATTCCGGTGAACTGGTGCCCGGCGCTCGGGACCGTGCTGGCGAACGAGGAGGTCATCAACGGCCTCTCCGAGCGCGGCAGCCACCCGGTGATCCGCCGCCCGATGAAGCAGTGGATGCTGCGCATCACCGAATACGCCGAACGGCTCCTGAACGATCTCGACGAACTCGACTGGCCGGAAGGCGTCAAGGAGATGCAGCGCAACTGGATCGGCAAATCCACCGGCGCCGAGGTGAAGTTCATGACCACCGCCGGAGAAGCGGTCACGGTTTACACGACCCGCCCGGATACGCTCTTCGGCGCGACTTACATGGTTCTCGCTCCGGAGCATCCGCTCGTCGACGCGCTGACCACGCCGGACCGCAAAGCCGAAGTCGATGCGTACCGCGAGGCGGCCGCGAAGAAGAGCGAACTCGCCCGCACCGGCGAAAACAGCGAGAAAACCGGCGCCTTCACCGGCGCTTACGCGACCAACCCGGTTGACGGGCGGCAGATTCCGATCTGGATCGCCGACTATGTGCTGGTTTCGTACGGAACCGGTGCGATCATGGCGGTTCCGGCACACGACACGCGAGATTTCGAGTTTGCCAGAACCTTCAATCTTCCGGTCGTCTGCATCATTGAGCCCGATCCGGAAGCGGCGAAAGCCGAAAACGTCGACGTCGAAGCCGTTCACCGCGGCGAAGCGTGCTGGACCGGCGAAGGAAAACTCATCCATTCGTCGAACGGCGACGGGTTGAAGCTCGACGGCCTCTCGGTCGCCGAATCGAAGCCCGCCGCGACCCGCTGGCTCGAAGAGCGCGGACTCGGCAGGGAAGCGGTTAAATACAAGCTGCGCGACTGGCTCTTCAGCCGCCAGCGCTACTGGGGCGAGCCGTTCCCGATCATCCACTACGAGGACGGTTCGATCGAGCTGGTGAATTCCGACGAACTGCCGGTCGACCTGCCCGAAATGGAGGATTTCAAGCCCGCCGGCGACGGCGAGCCGCCGCTTTCGAAAGCGAAGGATTGGCTGAACTACACCGACCCGAAAACCGGCCGCCGGGGAAAACGCGAAACGAACACCATGCCGCAGTGGGCCGGTTCGTGCTGGTACTACCTGCGCTATATCGACCCCGACAACGCCGAACAGGCGTGGGACCCGGCGAAGGAGAAATACTGGATGCCGGTCGACCTCTACGTCGGCGGCGCCGAACACGCGGTGCTGCATCTGCTTTACGCCCGTTTCTGGCACAAGGTGCTGTTCGATCTCGGGCTGGTTTCGACCAAAGAGCCGTTCCGGAAGCTGATCAACCAGGGCATGATCCTCGGCGTCAGCTACAAGGACAGACGCGGCGCGCTGGTTCCGACCGACCAGGTCGAATTCACGCCGGCGGGACCGGTCCGGAAGAGCGACGGCGAAGCGCTGGTCGAGTTCCCGGCCAAAATGTCGAAGTCGCTGCGCAACGTCATCAATCCCGATGACGTGATCCGCGAATACGGCGCCGATTCGATGCGCATGTACGAGATGTTCATGGGGCCGCTCGAAGCGACCAAGCCGTGGAGCACGAAGGGCGTGGAGGGCGTCTTCCGGTTCCTGAAACGGGCGCACCGCATGTTTCAGGAAGCCGAAATCGTCGATGTCCCCTGCACGAAGGATCAGCAGCGGCTGCTGCACGCGACGATCAAGAAGGTTTCGCAGGATCTGGACAGCTTCGGCTTCAATACCGCGATCAGCCAGCTCATGATCTTCCTGAACGAGTTCTCGAAGCTCGACAAGCTGCCGCGCGAGGCGGCGGAAAAGTTCGTGCTTCTGCTGTCGCCGTTCGCGCCGCATCTCGGCGAAGAGCTCTGGCAGCAGCTCGGCCACGAAAACACGCTGGCCTACGAACCGTGGCCGGAATGGGACGAGGCCGTGCTGAAGCTCGACGAAGTCGAAATTCTGGTTCAGGTGCTCGGCAAGCCGAAGGCGCGCCTCATGATGCCGGTCGACGCCGCGCAGGAGCAGGCGGAGAAAATCGCGCTCGCCGCGCCGGAAGTGCAGGCCGCGCTCAACGGCAAACCCGTGAAGAAGGTCATCTTCGTCCCGAAGCGTCTGCTGAATATCGTAATTTAA
- a CDS encoding META domain-containing protein, producing MKFKKTGGFLAALGAAILIGGCATAPLKNTVWVPEKLDNQGDVKLIEPTPVWFEIYETGKVFGHGGVNRFSSQATIDPEKGELSFAPGAATLMAGPNLGYESKFLETMNAVRRYSISGDTLTVYDANGKELATFKAGSAELKTAK from the coding sequence ATGAAGTTCAAAAAAACCGGCGGCTTTCTGGCCGCCCTCGGCGCGGCAATCCTGATCGGCGGCTGCGCCACGGCACCGCTCAAGAACACGGTATGGGTTCCGGAAAAGCTCGACAACCAGGGCGACGTGAAACTCATCGAACCGACTCCGGTCTGGTTCGAGATCTACGAAACCGGCAAGGTGTTCGGCCACGGCGGCGTGAACCGCTTCTCGTCGCAGGCGACCATCGACCCGGAAAAGGGGGAACTCTCGTTCGCTCCCGGAGCCGCCACGCTGATGGCGGGCCCGAATCTCGGCTATGAGTCGAAATTCCTCGAAACGATGAATGCGGTCCGCCGTTATTCCATCAGCGGGGACACCCTGACCGTCTATGACGCCAACGGCAAGGAGCTCGCAACCTTCAAGGCCGGTTCGGCCGAATTGAAAACTGCGAAATGA
- a CDS encoding lysophospholipid acyltransferase family protein: MAKEKKEKSKFRIYAEYYPFCVLYGILHLLPLKVGYAICTFLFRLLFIADRRHRVRTIQHLVHAGLFANEAEARRFAKVTYLEFAKLLVEIVKMNQLYSRDKISIVGSPEAIEYAEPGPGKEVGGQVIIVTAHYGNWEVAGTAYSEQANRPMTSFMRPFGNPLIGEMILNHRGGDLHDLVDKHEGIRPILRAAAAGRNITMLIDQHAAGAEGVDCEFFGHPARIHMTPALLHLKTGIPILPEITRRKPGSNFEFELVFGDLIRYKPTGDKQRDIQVVCQMCATALEKLIMEQPEQWLWAPRHWLDINRRQAAQYKDWTPPVKLF, encoded by the coding sequence ATGGCAAAAGAGAAAAAAGAAAAAAGCAAGTTCAGAATTTACGCGGAATATTACCCGTTCTGCGTTCTTTACGGAATTCTCCACCTCCTTCCGCTGAAAGTCGGCTATGCGATCTGCACGTTCCTGTTCCGGCTGCTTTTCATCGCCGACCGCCGCCACCGGGTGCGCACCATTCAGCACCTCGTGCATGCCGGGCTTTTCGCCAACGAGGCGGAGGCGCGCAGATTCGCCAAAGTCACCTACCTCGAATTCGCCAAGCTGCTGGTTGAAATCGTCAAGATGAACCAGCTTTACTCCAGAGACAAGATCAGCATCGTCGGTTCGCCCGAGGCGATCGAGTATGCGGAGCCGGGTCCCGGGAAGGAGGTCGGCGGGCAGGTCATCATCGTCACGGCCCACTACGGCAACTGGGAGGTCGCCGGAACCGCCTATTCGGAACAGGCCAACCGGCCGATGACGTCGTTCATGCGGCCGTTCGGCAATCCGTTGATCGGCGAAATGATCCTGAACCACCGCGGCGGCGACCTGCACGACCTCGTCGACAAGCACGAGGGCATCCGCCCGATCCTGCGCGCCGCGGCCGCCGGGCGCAACATCACGATGCTGATCGACCAGCATGCCGCCGGAGCCGAGGGGGTCGACTGCGAGTTCTTCGGCCATCCGGCCCGGATTCATATGACTCCCGCGCTGCTGCACCTGAAAACCGGCATTCCGATTCTGCCGGAAATCACCCGCCGCAAACCGGGCAGCAACTTCGAATTCGAACTTGTGTTCGGCGACCTGATCCGCTACAAGCCGACCGGCGACAAACAGCGCGACATCCAGGTGGTCTGCCAGATGTGCGCGACCGCACTCGAAAAACTGATCATGGAGCAGCCGGAGCAGTGGCTCTGGGCGCCGCGGCACTGGCTCGACATCAATCGACGGCAGGCGGCTCAGTACAAAGACTGGACGCCGCCGGTCAAGCTGTTCTGA
- a CDS encoding tyrosine-type recombinase/integrase, whose product MKIGSLLNGFIRHLRGERNASEHTIEAYVHDIIEFARLVRDSDERFNNWKSVDFDQARTFQMKLFEAGDCKRSQRRKLSALRSFFRYLQKTGQLDSNPFSRMPPLKVERPLPKVMNLSQIDQLLAAIPAYWKKAVETGVAKTAEGAEFASARDVALVEVIYSGGLRISEAVGLNRSDLDQLSGVAKVRGKGKKERFAMIGRWANKALTEYFRLCRERGWGQKQESPIFLNRFGERLTARSFQRNLKSYLIEGGLPPDFTPHKLRHSFATHLLDNGADLRSVQELLGHQNLSTTQIYTHVSAERMKNVYNKAHPRAKIRKRS is encoded by the coding sequence ATGAAAATCGGCTCCCTCCTGAACGGTTTTATCCGGCATCTGCGCGGCGAACGCAACGCAAGCGAACATACGATCGAAGCTTACGTGCACGACATCATCGAGTTCGCCAGGCTGGTACGGGATTCGGACGAACGTTTCAACAACTGGAAAAGCGTCGATTTCGACCAGGCGCGCACATTTCAGATGAAACTTTTCGAGGCGGGAGACTGCAAACGATCGCAGCGGCGGAAACTCTCCGCGCTGCGGTCGTTTTTCCGCTACCTTCAAAAGACGGGCCAGCTCGATTCGAATCCGTTCAGCCGGATGCCGCCGCTCAAGGTGGAGCGTCCGCTGCCGAAGGTGATGAACCTCAGCCAGATCGATCAGCTCCTGGCCGCGATTCCGGCTTACTGGAAGAAGGCGGTCGAGACCGGAGTGGCCAAAACCGCCGAGGGAGCCGAATTCGCTTCGGCGCGCGACGTTGCGCTGGTCGAAGTCATCTACTCCGGCGGACTCCGGATCAGCGAGGCGGTCGGGCTCAACCGCAGCGATCTCGATCAGCTTTCCGGCGTCGCCAAAGTGCGCGGCAAAGGGAAGAAAGAGCGTTTCGCCATGATCGGCCGCTGGGCGAACAAAGCCCTGACCGAATACTTCCGGCTCTGCCGCGAACGCGGCTGGGGGCAGAAGCAGGAGAGTCCGATCTTCCTGAACCGTTTCGGAGAACGGCTGACCGCCCGCTCGTTCCAGCGGAACCTGAAGAGCTACCTCATCGAAGGCGGCCTGCCCCCCGACTTCACGCCGCACAAGCTGCGCCATTCGTTCGCGACCCATCTGCTTGACAACGGCGCCGACCTGCGCAGCGTGCAGGAACTGCTGGGCCACCAGAATCTCAGCACGACCCAGATCTACACCCACGTCAGCGCCGAGCGCATGAAAAACGTCTACAACAAAGCCCATCCCCGCGCTAAAATCCGCAAGCGGAGCTGA
- a CDS encoding META domain-containing protein encodes MKSGILSAAVGILILAGGCASDAALKETVWTPVKLENQGTVGLVQDQPVWFSVGSDNKVTGNGGVNTIIGTAAVAEDGKLVFEPLATTRKAGPNLAYEAIFLNALNATRTYQIKEETLQVFDKGGNLLATFTVGPESLTKEKE; translated from the coding sequence ATGAAATCTGGCATTTTGAGTGCGGCAGTCGGAATTCTCATCCTGGCCGGAGGCTGCGCTTCCGACGCGGCGCTGAAGGAGACGGTCTGGACGCCGGTCAAGCTTGAAAACCAGGGCACGGTCGGCCTGGTTCAGGATCAGCCGGTCTGGTTCTCGGTCGGCAGCGACAACAAGGTCACCGGCAACGGCGGCGTCAACACGATCATCGGAACCGCCGCAGTCGCCGAAGACGGCAAGCTTGTCTTCGAGCCGCTGGCCACAACCCGGAAAGCCGGTCCGAATCTCGCCTACGAGGCGATTTTCCTGAACGCGCTGAATGCGACGCGCACGTATCAGATCAAGGAAGAGACGCTTCAGGTCTTCGACAAAGGCGGCAATCTGCTGGCGACCTTCACCGTCGGGCCGGAGTCTCTGACCAAAGAGAAGGAATAA
- a CDS encoding pentapeptide repeat-containing protein produces MRMNDKFDVEQFRRGLRPVRNLAAEAAKAQSEGDELCCLRVSGSYAEADFSGLDFDRVLFENCRFTKCSFNGCSFHTAAFADSDISNCDFGEARFIGCIFHGAKGVGTAFTGSRFEKTRFDSCGMSYANFGRCRMVKCRLDASDFSDASFSETEFREPALRESVFVRTDFFRTPLRGIDFTTCRLEGLTLSETASELRGAVVGAGQAIELAKMFGLIVR; encoded by the coding sequence ATGAGGATGAACGACAAGTTCGATGTGGAACAGTTCCGGCGGGGACTGCGGCCGGTACGGAATCTGGCGGCGGAAGCAGCGAAGGCGCAAAGCGAAGGAGACGAGCTCTGCTGCCTGCGGGTGTCGGGCTCGTATGCCGAAGCCGATTTCTCCGGGCTCGATTTCGACCGGGTGCTGTTCGAAAACTGCCGGTTCACGAAATGTTCGTTCAATGGCTGCTCTTTCCATACGGCGGCATTCGCGGATTCCGACATCAGCAACTGCGACTTCGGGGAAGCGCGGTTCATCGGCTGCATATTTCACGGCGCCAAAGGAGTGGGAACGGCATTTACCGGCAGCCGTTTCGAAAAAACACGGTTCGACAGCTGCGGCATGTCTTATGCGAATTTCGGCCGCTGCCGGATGGTGAAATGCCGTCTGGACGCCTCCGACTTCTCCGATGCGTCATTTTCGGAGACGGAGTTCCGGGAGCCGGCGCTCCGCGAATCGGTCTTTGTCCGCACCGATTTTTTCCGGACGCCGCTGCGGGGAATCGACTTCACGACCTGCCGTCTCGAAGGGCTGACCCTGTCGGAGACCGCCTCCGAATTGCGCGGCGCGGTCGTCGGCGCGGGACAGGCCATCGAGCTGGCGAAGATGTTCGGCCTCATCGTCCGCTAG